One part of the Halopenitus persicus genome encodes these proteins:
- a CDS encoding NADH-quinone oxidoreductase subunit A → MSDWIAIGALAVVGIGIPLGMMGVSALLRPTVPEQGKRTIYESGEVPTGSARIRFNIQYYMVALLFLVFDIETVLLFPWVVIYRPALNAGVPMARLLLPMLAFVGILTVGLVWAWRNGAVEWMSSPRAMRRKTERNQP, encoded by the coding sequence ATGAGCGATTGGATAGCTATCGGCGCATTGGCGGTCGTCGGGATCGGCATCCCGCTAGGGATGATGGGGGTCTCGGCGTTACTCCGTCCAACCGTGCCGGAACAAGGCAAACGCACCATCTACGAGTCCGGGGAGGTCCCCACCGGCAGCGCGCGCATTCGGTTCAACATCCAGTACTATATGGTCGCGCTGTTGTTCCTCGTGTTCGACATCGAGACGGTCCTGCTGTTCCCGTGGGTCGTCATCTACCGTCCCGCGCTGAACGCGGGCGTCCCGATGGCACGGCTCCTGTTGCCGATGTTGGCGTTCGTCGGTATCCTCACCGTCGGACTCGTGTGGGCGTGGCGCAACGGCGCGGTCGAATGGATGAGCAGTCCCCGTGCGATGCGCCGCAAGACGGAACGTAACCAACCATGA
- a CDS encoding NADH-quinone oxidoreductase subunit B, translating into MSSDQPFITDDSAVVTETRDARMGEGRGDRFNSRLREAFGSSPFILTKFDKFLNWARGSSMFMLQFGIACCSIEMMHTYAVKHDLDRFGSGVPRASPRQADVMIVPGTIVSKFAPRMKRVYDQMPEPKFVVGMGSCTISGGPFQEGYNVIKGAEEVIPVDIHVPGCPPRPEALVYGVAKLQERIANGEASPVTVKPYELEQFSELEQDELVEHLTDQIDEDDLVMRYNFADSP; encoded by the coding sequence ATGAGCAGCGATCAACCATTTATCACGGACGACTCCGCGGTAGTGACAGAGACCCGCGATGCCCGGATGGGCGAGGGTCGCGGCGACAGATTCAACTCGCGGCTTCGGGAGGCGTTCGGCTCCTCACCGTTCATCCTCACGAAGTTCGACAAGTTCCTCAACTGGGCCCGTGGATCATCGATGTTCATGCTGCAGTTCGGGATCGCCTGCTGCAGCATCGAGATGATGCACACCTACGCGGTCAAACACGACCTCGACCGGTTCGGCTCCGGCGTGCCGCGCGCCTCGCCGCGACAGGCGGACGTGATGATCGTTCCCGGAACGATCGTCTCGAAGTTCGCCCCGCGGATGAAGCGCGTCTACGACCAGATGCCCGAGCCGAAGTTCGTCGTCGGGATGGGATCGTGTACCATCTCCGGCGGCCCGTTCCAGGAGGGCTACAACGTGATCAAGGGCGCCGAGGAGGTCATCCCGGTCGACATCCACGTTCCGGGCTGTCCCCCCCGCCCCGAGGCGTTGGTCTACGGCGTGGCCAAGCTTCAGGAACGCATCGCCAACGGCGAGGCGAGCCCGGTCACGGTCAAGCCCTACGAGCTCGAACAGTTCTCGGAGCTCGAGCAGGACGAGCTCGTCGAGCATCTGACCGACCAGATCGACGAGGACGACCTCGTGATGCGATACAACTTCGCTGATTCGCCATGA
- a CDS encoding NADH-quinone oxidoreductase subunit D-related protein, whose protein sequence is MSLQDPAGDLETTDEASAVVERDPDELAELLGDAVIGREEHVNAPGFVIRPDAVQDVLSTLKEEAGYDHLSVVTAQEYENRYESIYHLKKFADPTQEVSVVVPADKGNPVSQSAEPVFRTADWHEREAYDLVGIEYDDHPDLRRILLPETWQGHPLSMDYDKDQPQVVSLREHANPLQADHREDESDTMFINIGPHHPATHGVLHLKTTLDGEQVADVESDIGYLHRSEEQMAQSGTYRHQIMPYPDRWDYISAGLLNEWAYARAAEDLADIEVPEYAQVIRTMGAELCRIAAHMLAVATFALDINGDFTATFMYAINDREQAQSILEDLTGQRMMFNYFRLGGVVWDLPEPRDEFFEKTRAFLDQLPGSVEEYHDLLTANEILQMRTIDTGILPPEVAKEYGATGPVVRGSGVDYDLRRDDPYGYYDELDWDVITEDGCDNYSRLLVRLQEVEESAKIIGQCIDLLEDWPEEDRTIQSNVPRTLKPEDDKEIYRAVEGAKGELGIYIRADGTDKPARFKIRSPCFSNLQTLPEMANGEYVPDMVAALGSLDIVLGEVDR, encoded by the coding sequence ATGAGCTTACAGGACCCAGCGGGGGACCTCGAGACGACCGACGAGGCCTCGGCCGTCGTCGAACGGGACCCCGACGAACTCGCCGAACTCCTGGGCGATGCCGTCATCGGCCGCGAGGAACACGTCAACGCGCCCGGCTTCGTGATCCGCCCCGACGCGGTCCAGGACGTCCTCTCGACGCTCAAGGAGGAGGCGGGCTACGACCACCTCTCGGTGGTCACCGCCCAGGAGTACGAGAACCGCTACGAGTCGATCTACCACCTGAAGAAGTTCGCCGACCCGACCCAGGAGGTCAGCGTCGTCGTCCCCGCGGACAAAGGGAACCCGGTCTCGCAGTCCGCGGAGCCGGTCTTCCGGACGGCCGACTGGCACGAACGGGAGGCGTACGACCTCGTCGGGATCGAGTACGACGACCATCCCGACCTGCGGCGCATCCTGCTGCCGGAGACCTGGCAGGGACATCCCCTGTCGATGGATTACGACAAGGACCAGCCGCAGGTCGTCTCGCTGCGTGAACACGCCAACCCCCTGCAGGCGGACCACCGGGAGGACGAGTCGGACACGATGTTCATCAACATCGGTCCCCACCACCCGGCCACCCACGGCGTGTTGCACCTCAAGACGACCCTCGACGGCGAGCAGGTCGCGGACGTCGAATCCGACATCGGCTACCTCCACCGGTCGGAGGAACAGATGGCCCAGAGCGGCACCTACCGGCACCAGATCATGCCGTACCCGGACCGCTGGGACTACATCTCGGCGGGGCTGTTGAACGAGTGGGCCTACGCCCGCGCCGCCGAGGACCTCGCGGACATCGAGGTGCCGGAGTACGCGCAGGTCATCCGGACGATGGGGGCCGAGCTGTGCCGGATCGCCGCCCATATGCTCGCGGTCGCCACGTTCGCGCTCGACATCAACGGCGACTTCACGGCGACGTTTATGTACGCGATCAACGACCGTGAGCAGGCCCAGAGCATCCTCGAGGACCTGACCGGTCAGCGGATGATGTTCAACTACTTCCGGCTCGGCGGCGTCGTCTGGGACCTGCCGGAGCCGCGCGATGAGTTCTTCGAGAAGACGCGCGCCTTCCTCGACCAGCTCCCCGGCTCCGTCGAGGAGTACCACGACCTGCTGACGGCCAACGAGATCCTCCAGATGCGGACGATCGACACGGGGATCCTCCCGCCGGAGGTCGCAAAGGAGTACGGCGCGACCGGACCGGTGGTGCGTGGCTCCGGCGTCGACTACGACCTCCGTCGTGACGACCCGTACGGCTACTACGACGAGCTCGACTGGGACGTCATCACCGAGGACGGCTGTGACAACTATAGCCGGCTGCTCGTGCGGCTCCAGGAGGTCGAGGAGTCCGCGAAGATCATCGGACAGTGCATCGATCTCCTCGAGGACTGGCCCGAGGAGGACCGTACCATCCAGTCGAACGTGCCGCGCACGCTCAAGCCCGAGGACGACAAAGAGATCTACCGTGCCGTCGAGGGTGCGAAGGGCGAGCTCGGGATCTACATCCGCGCGGACGGGACCGACAAGCCGGCCCGGTTCAAGATCCGGTCGCCGTGCTTCTCGAACCTCCAGACGCTGCCCGAAATGGCCAACGGGGAGTACGTGCCCGATATGGTCGCCGCGCTCGGCAGCCTCGACATCGTGCTCGGGGAGGTGGACCGCTGA
- a CDS encoding complex I subunit 1/NuoH family protein: protein MAAGSLLGAAPAQLFPEQVTNALGLPGVIGEAVGALIAAFLVGNIMLAFTGVAGPWAKRKITAAFTDRIAVDRIGPFGLLIIPAAAVQLLAKELIIPEGADRPSYDLAPLVLPASAMLGFAVIPMGQLGPINLQLADPEVGFALTFAFASIASVSLVMAGYASNNKYSLLGGLRAVAQNLAYEIPLIVTAMSVVVFTGSLRTSEIVAAQQEALFTVAGVTIPSWFAIVNPFAFGLFVVANMAEIGRNPFDIPEAPTEIVAGYQTEYSSAYFVLFYLGEFLHIFLGGAILAMAFLGGASGPGPASIGFVWFVVKVWAFFLFTQWCRSALPRVRIDQLIEIGWKGMLVLSFANLILTAVLVGVIAS from the coding sequence ATGGCGGCCGGTTCCCTCCTCGGTGCGGCCCCGGCACAGCTGTTCCCCGAGCAGGTGACGAACGCGCTCGGCCTCCCCGGCGTGATCGGAGAGGCCGTCGGCGCGCTCATCGCGGCGTTCCTGGTCGGGAACATCATGCTTGCGTTCACCGGCGTTGCCGGGCCGTGGGCGAAACGGAAGATCACTGCCGCCTTCACCGACCGGATCGCGGTCGACCGGATCGGCCCGTTCGGGCTGCTCATCATCCCGGCGGCTGCGGTCCAGCTGCTCGCAAAGGAGCTCATCATTCCGGAGGGCGCGGACCGGCCGTCCTACGACCTCGCGCCGCTGGTCCTCCCGGCGTCAGCGATGCTCGGCTTCGCCGTCATTCCGATGGGCCAACTCGGTCCCATCAACCTGCAGCTCGCGGACCCCGAGGTCGGCTTCGCGTTGACGTTCGCGTTCGCGTCGATCGCCTCCGTCTCGCTCGTGATGGCCGGCTACGCGTCGAACAACAAGTACTCGCTGCTGGGCGGGCTGCGCGCCGTCGCGCAGAACCTCGCCTACGAGATCCCGCTCATCGTGACCGCGATGTCGGTCGTGGTTTTCACGGGCAGTCTCCGCACGAGCGAGATCGTCGCCGCCCAACAGGAGGCGCTGTTCACGGTGGCCGGCGTCACGATCCCCTCGTGGTTCGCCATCGTGAACCCCTTCGCGTTCGGGCTGTTCGTCGTGGCGAACATGGCCGAGATCGGTCGGAACCCGTTTGACATCCCGGAAGCACCGACCGAGATCGTCGCTGGATATCAGACCGAGTACTCCTCGGCGTACTTCGTGCTGTTCTACCTCGGCGAGTTCCTGCATATCTTCCTCGGCGGCGCGATCCTCGCCATGGCCTTCCTCGGCGGCGCGTCCGGTCCGGGACCGGCGAGCATCGGGTTCGTCTGGTTCGTGGTCAAGGTCTGGGCGTTCTTCCTGTTCACCCAGTGGTGCCGCTCGGCGCTGCCGCGCGTTCGCATCGACCAGCTGATCGAGATCGGCTGGAAGGGAATGTTGGTGTTGTCGTTCGCGAACCTGATCCTCACGGCGGTGCTCGTGGGGGTGATCGCCTCATGA
- a CDS encoding NuoI/complex I 23 kDa subunit family protein, with product MIGLLKSMATTMKHALDGTTFTVEYPDVAPDVSPRFRGVHKFSQERCIWCRQCENVCPNDTIQIVQDDQRNGEEYNLHIGQCIYCRLCEEVCPVDAILLTQNFEFTADTKDDFVYNKEQLKNVPWYKGIDPLNSRNPDRGAWVGEGDGEVDYQ from the coding sequence ATGATCGGATTGCTAAAATCGATGGCGACCACGATGAAACACGCGCTCGACGGGACGACGTTCACGGTGGAGTATCCGGACGTCGCCCCGGACGTGAGCCCGCGGTTCCGTGGCGTCCACAAGTTCAGTCAGGAGCGGTGTATCTGGTGTCGACAGTGCGAGAACGTCTGTCCGAACGACACGATCCAGATCGTCCAGGACGACCAGCGCAACGGCGAGGAGTACAACCTCCACATCGGACAGTGCATCTACTGCCGGCTGTGTGAGGAAGTCTGTCCGGTCGACGCGATCCTGTTGACCCAGAACTTCGAGTTCACCGCGGACACGAAGGACGACTTCGTGTACAACAAAGAACAGCTCAAGAACGTCCCGTGGTACAAGGGGATCGACCCGCTCAACTCCCGGAACCCCGACCGTGGCGCATGGGTCGGCGAGGGAGACGGGGAGGTCGATTATCAGTAG
- a CDS encoding NADH-quinone oxidoreductase subunit J: MVLDTIAFALFALVTLACSLGVVLVRDVFHASLLLGAALLSVAVHYVMLQAEFVAAMQVLVYVGGVLILITFAVMLTRTDDPEVSSV, translated from the coding sequence ATGGTCCTTGACACCATCGCGTTCGCGCTGTTCGCCCTGGTTACGCTGGCGTGCAGCCTGGGCGTCGTCCTCGTTCGGGACGTCTTTCACGCGTCCCTGCTTTTGGGCGCCGCCCTGTTGAGCGTCGCGGTGCATTACGTGATGTTGCAGGCGGAGTTCGTCGCAGCGATGCAGGTTCTCGTCTACGTCGGCGGGGTCCTCATCCTCATCACGTTCGCCGTGATGCTTACGCGTACCGACGACCCGGAGGTGAGTAGCGTATGA
- the nuoK gene encoding NADH-quinone oxidoreductase subunit NuoK — MVAPEYYLLLAAAVFCIGLFGVLTRREALYFLMSVELMLNAANINFVAFSAYYGDLTGQVFSLFVIALAAAEVAIGIGIILVLYRNFGVTDVTVPRGMRW; from the coding sequence GTGGTCGCACCCGAATACTACCTGCTGTTGGCCGCTGCGGTCTTCTGTATCGGCCTGTTTGGGGTTCTCACGCGGCGTGAGGCGCTGTACTTCCTGATGAGCGTCGAGCTTATGTTGAACGCGGCCAACATCAACTTCGTCGCGTTCTCGGCGTACTACGGCGACCTTACCGGCCAGGTGTTCTCGCTGTTCGTGATCGCGCTCGCGGCCGCGGAGGTCGCGATCGGGATCGGGATCATTCTGGTGCTGTATCGCAACTTCGGCGTGACCGACGTCACGGTACCGCGGGGGATGAGGTGGTAA
- the nuoL gene encoding NADH-quinone oxidoreductase subunit L, with protein sequence MVDAFAYVPAIVVLPFISFLVALAFGKYLPKGGAFGGIAATAGSLLLSLWMLVTVAGGREHTETLYTWVSTDGIAGGIGPQEIELTFGVLIDPLSALMLVIVSLIATLVHVFSLGYMNDEGERDLPRYYAGLGLFTASMLGFVVADNLLMAFMFFELVGLCSYLLIGFHFREPGPPSAAKKAFLVTRFGDYFFLVGVVAVFATFGTASFVGSESFPVLAEHALNGEFDAWTPFGLDVGTWFTVVGLLVLGGAIGKSAQFPLHTWLPDAMEGPTPVSALIHAATMVAAGVYLVARMYGFYVLTPTTMAIIAFVGGFTALFAATMGLVKEELKQVLAYSTISQYGYMMLALGAGGYVAAVFHLMTHAFFKALLFLGAGAVIIAMHHEENMWEMGGLKEKLPVTYWTFVAGSLALAGIFPFAGFWSKDEILYEALVHGLNEPLLLGAWAMGLLAVPVTAFYTFRMVFLTFHGEPRTDAARDPHSVRWNVKGPLTVLGVLAVVSGVVNMVPVQKVLGIDGIDFLHLWLDGHYGGFSELTSHHYADLGPYSSGYIAGGEVPTVLIGAGVSLALALGGLALAWRLYNVAEPAEHTAALGGIKTVLYNNYYQDELQVRIAQVTAGVASAADTFDQGVIDGVVNGVSSVSLVSGDRIRRVQTGVVTHYAALLTLGVTGLILVLGVLGGWFL encoded by the coding sequence ATGGTAGACGCGTTCGCCTACGTTCCCGCGATCGTGGTGCTGCCGTTCATCTCGTTCCTGGTCGCGCTCGCGTTCGGAAAATACCTCCCCAAAGGCGGTGCCTTCGGCGGGATCGCGGCGACGGCGGGGTCGCTCCTGCTGTCGCTGTGGATGCTTGTCACCGTCGCCGGCGGCAGGGAGCACACCGAAACGCTGTACACCTGGGTCTCGACCGACGGGATCGCCGGCGGCATCGGCCCCCAAGAGATCGAGCTGACCTTCGGGGTCCTGATCGATCCGCTGTCGGCGTTGATGCTCGTCATCGTGTCGCTCATCGCGACGCTCGTCCACGTGTTCTCGCTCGGCTATATGAACGACGAGGGCGAACGGGACCTCCCGCGCTACTACGCCGGGCTCGGACTGTTCACCGCGTCGATGCTCGGGTTCGTCGTCGCGGACAACCTGCTGATGGCGTTCATGTTCTTCGAGCTGGTCGGCCTGTGTTCGTACCTGCTCATCGGCTTCCACTTTCGGGAGCCGGGGCCGCCCTCGGCGGCGAAGAAGGCGTTCCTCGTCACGCGGTTCGGCGACTACTTCTTCCTGGTCGGCGTCGTCGCCGTGTTCGCGACGTTCGGGACCGCCTCCTTCGTCGGGTCGGAGTCGTTCCCGGTCCTCGCCGAACACGCGCTCAACGGGGAGTTCGACGCGTGGACGCCGTTCGGACTCGACGTCGGGACGTGGTTCACGGTCGTCGGCCTGCTCGTGTTGGGCGGGGCGATCGGCAAGTCCGCACAGTTCCCGCTACACACGTGGCTGCCCGACGCGATGGAGGGCCCGACGCCGGTTTCGGCGCTCATCCACGCCGCGACGATGGTCGCCGCCGGCGTCTACCTCGTCGCCCGCATGTACGGCTTCTACGTGCTGACCCCGACGACGATGGCGATCATCGCCTTCGTCGGCGGCTTCACCGCGCTGTTCGCCGCCACGATGGGGCTCGTCAAGGAGGAGCTCAAGCAGGTGCTCGCGTACTCCACCATCTCCCAATACGGATATATGATGCTCGCGCTCGGCGCGGGCGGGTACGTGGCCGCGGTCTTCCACCTGATGACCCACGCCTTCTTCAAGGCCCTGCTGTTCCTTGGCGCCGGCGCGGTCATCATCGCGATGCACCACGAGGAGAACATGTGGGAGATGGGCGGGCTCAAGGAGAAGCTCCCCGTCACCTACTGGACGTTCGTCGCCGGCTCGCTCGCGCTCGCGGGGATCTTCCCGTTCGCCGGCTTCTGGTCGAAGGACGAGATCCTCTACGAGGCGCTGGTTCACGGCCTGAACGAGCCGCTGCTTTTGGGCGCGTGGGCGATGGGGCTGCTTGCAGTCCCCGTCACCGCCTTCTACACGTTCCGGATGGTCTTTCTCACCTTCCACGGCGAGCCGCGGACCGACGCCGCGCGTGACCCGCACTCGGTTCGGTGGAACGTGAAGGGGCCGCTGACCGTCCTCGGCGTCCTTGCGGTCGTCTCGGGCGTCGTCAACATGGTGCCGGTCCAGAAGGTGCTCGGGATCGACGGGATCGACTTCCTCCACCTGTGGCTCGACGGCCACTATGGCGGGTTCTCGGAGCTCACCTCACACCACTACGCGGATCTCGGTCCGTACAGCTCCGGGTACATCGCCGGCGGCGAGGTGCCGACCGTGCTGATCGGCGCTGGCGTCTCGCTCGCGCTGGCGCTCGGCGGGCTCGCGCTCGCCTGGCGGCTCTACAACGTGGCGGAGCCGGCCGAGCACACGGCGGCGCTCGGCGGCATCAAGACCGTATTGTACAACAACTACTACCAGGACGAGCTGCAGGTTCGGATCGCCCAGGTAACCGCCGGCGTCGCGAGCGCGGCGGACACGTTCGACCAGGGCGTCATCGACGGCGTCGTCAACGGCGTCTCCTCGGTGAGTCTGGTCTCCGGTGACCGGATCCGTCGCGTGCAGACCGGCGTCGTCACCCACTACGCCGCGCTGCTCACGCTCGGGGTGACCGGGCTGATTCTCGTCCTCGGCGTTCTCGGAGGGTGGTTCCTGTGA
- a CDS encoding complex I subunit 4 family protein has protein sequence MIIEALIAFTFVSALAVLLAPDEWAGRLAFALSLVPFLGSLFLWARFDGSGNALTGGELAFETQIDWIEVGGYTIQWFVGLDGISLPLVVLTAFLVPLAIVSAWTPIDDRQSQFYGLILFMEANLIGVFAALDFFAWFVFWEAVLLPMYFLIGVWGGPRRKYAAIKFFVYTNAASLVMFLGFMALVFSLPVETFGLPEVTQSIAAGELGSFYGIPAETIGLVAFVAMFAGFAVKVPMVPFHTWLPDAHVEAPTPASVLLAGVLLKMGTYALLRFNFTMLPEQASALAVPIAALAVISVIYGAMLALAQQDLKRIVAYSSVSSMGYVILGLIAFTVYGVGGATFQMVAHGLISGLMFMAVGVIYNATHTRMVTDMSGIADRMPVAVWILVAGAFAYMGLPLLAGFAGEFYVFVGSFGSPVANGLMPVFTALAMFGIVIVAGYLLFAMQRTLFGPFRLDTDYELGRAPRRETLPLAALLVAIIVLGVAPDLFFEMIREAVVPVVEGGVN, from the coding sequence GTGATCATCGAAGCACTCATCGCATTCACGTTCGTGAGCGCGCTGGCGGTGCTGCTCGCTCCCGACGAGTGGGCCGGCCGTCTCGCGTTCGCGCTCAGTCTGGTTCCCTTCCTGGGGAGCCTCTTCCTGTGGGCACGGTTCGACGGGAGCGGCAACGCCCTCACGGGCGGCGAGCTCGCGTTCGAGACGCAGATCGACTGGATCGAGGTCGGCGGCTACACCATCCAGTGGTTCGTCGGCCTCGACGGGATCAGCCTCCCGCTCGTCGTTCTGACGGCGTTCCTGGTGCCGCTGGCGATCGTCTCGGCGTGGACGCCGATCGACGACCGGCAAAGCCAGTTCTACGGCCTGATCCTCTTCATGGAGGCGAACCTGATCGGCGTGTTCGCCGCGCTGGATTTCTTCGCGTGGTTCGTCTTCTGGGAGGCCGTTCTGCTCCCGATGTACTTCCTCATCGGCGTCTGGGGCGGTCCGCGCCGCAAGTACGCCGCGATCAAGTTCTTCGTGTACACGAACGCGGCGTCGCTCGTGATGTTCCTCGGGTTCATGGCGCTCGTGTTCAGCCTGCCGGTCGAGACGTTCGGCCTTCCCGAGGTCACGCAGTCGATCGCGGCCGGCGAGCTCGGGTCCTTCTACGGGATCCCGGCGGAGACGATCGGACTCGTGGCGTTCGTCGCGATGTTTGCCGGGTTCGCGGTGAAGGTGCCGATGGTGCCGTTCCACACCTGGCTTCCGGACGCACACGTCGAGGCGCCCACGCCGGCATCAGTGCTGCTGGCGGGCGTTCTCCTGAAGATGGGGACCTACGCGCTGCTCCGGTTCAACTTCACGATGCTGCCCGAGCAGGCGAGCGCGCTCGCGGTTCCGATCGCCGCGCTCGCGGTGATCTCGGTGATCTACGGCGCGATGCTCGCGTTGGCCCAGCAGGACCTCAAGCGGATCGTCGCGTACTCCTCCGTCTCCTCGATGGGGTACGTCATCCTCGGGCTGATCGCCTTCACCGTCTACGGCGTCGGCGGGGCGACCTTCCAGATGGTCGCTCACGGGCTCATCTCCGGGCTGATGTTCATGGCGGTCGGCGTCATCTACAACGCGACCCACACCCGGATGGTGACGGACATGTCGGGCATCGCCGACCGGATGCCGGTCGCGGTGTGGATCCTCGTCGCCGGTGCGTTCGCGTATATGGGGCTGCCGCTTTTGGCCGGCTTCGCCGGCGAGTTCTACGTCTTCGTCGGATCGTTCGGCTCGCCGGTCGCGAACGGGCTGATGCCGGTCTTCACGGCGCTTGCGATGTTCGGCATCGTGATCGTCGCCGGCTATCTGCTGTTCGCGATGCAGCGGACGCTGTTCGGGCCCTTCCGGCTCGATACCGACTACGAGCTGGGACGGGCACCGCGTCGGGAGACGCTCCCGCTTGCGGCGCTGCTCGTCGCCATCATCGTCCTCGGCGTCGCCCCGGATCTGTTCTTCGAGATGATCCGTGAGGCGGTCGTTCCCGTGGTCGAAGGAGGTGTCAACTGA
- a CDS encoding NADH-quinone oxidoreductase subunit N codes for MSSLQSSTVEPLATLPAQTGGAPLPEWAALGPVLALVAAGLLLLLWDTVFPNRRTNTELSIIAAVGSLAALALSGWYLAAGTGRPATGGAITLFAEAITIDGLALFFTAIVASVTTLVVVASRDYLTDHETPGEFYSLVVLAAAGMALLASASSLATIFVALEMVSLPSYALVAYLKENRGSVEAGLKYFLVGAVSSAIFVFGISLVYAATGSLLLSDVAAAFGDLGDLAGVAGVGVVMMIAGFAFKTASVPVHFWAPEVYEGAPAPVSAFLSSASKAAGFAVAFRVFTEAFHLGGEVTAVGIDWALVFAVLAVVTMTLGNFAAAVQTEVKRMLAYSSIGHAGYALIGLAAISAGGSHNGAVMGASMAHLFVYGFMNTGAFLFIAMVERWGVGRTFEDYAGLGTVAPMASVAMTIFMFSLAGIPPFGGFFSKYFLFAGAVFNGFWWLAAVGALNSVLSLYYYSRVVKAIWIEDPTDALAAVDSRPTALYGAVIVAAVATVVVLPGFGPVIETAEAAATALFG; via the coding sequence ATGAGCTCCCTACAGTCGTCGACGGTCGAACCGCTCGCGACGCTGCCCGCACAGACCGGCGGAGCGCCGCTTCCCGAATGGGCGGCGCTCGGCCCCGTCCTCGCGCTCGTCGCGGCGGGGCTCCTGCTGCTGCTTTGGGACACCGTCTTCCCGAACCGTCGGACGAACACCGAGCTCTCGATCATCGCGGCGGTCGGCTCGCTTGCCGCGCTGGCGCTGTCCGGCTGGTATCTGGCGGCCGGGACCGGCCGGCCCGCGACCGGCGGTGCGATCACCCTGTTCGCTGAGGCGATCACGATCGACGGGCTCGCGCTGTTCTTCACGGCGATCGTCGCGTCGGTGACGACGCTGGTCGTCGTCGCTAGCCGCGACTACCTGACCGACCACGAGACGCCGGGCGAGTTCTATTCGCTGGTCGTTCTCGCGGCGGCGGGGATGGCGCTTCTGGCGTCCGCGAGCTCGCTGGCGACGATCTTCGTCGCGCTCGAGATGGTGTCGCTGCCCTCGTACGCGCTCGTCGCATACCTCAAGGAGAACCGCGGCAGCGTCGAGGCGGGGCTGAAGTACTTCCTCGTCGGGGCGGTCTCCTCGGCGATCTTCGTCTTCGGCATCTCGCTGGTCTACGCCGCGACCGGGTCGCTCCTGTTGAGCGACGTCGCCGCCGCGTTCGGCGACCTCGGCGACCTGGCCGGCGTTGCCGGCGTCGGCGTAGTGATGATGATCGCCGGCTTCGCGTTCAAGACGGCCTCCGTGCCAGTCCACTTCTGGGCGCCGGAGGTCTACGAGGGCGCGCCCGCGCCCGTGAGCGCCTTCCTCTCGTCGGCCTCGAAGGCGGCCGGCTTCGCGGTGGCGTTCCGCGTGTTCACCGAGGCGTTCCATCTCGGCGGCGAGGTCACCGCCGTCGGCATCGACTGGGCGCTCGTCTTCGCCGTGCTCGCGGTCGTGACGATGACGCTCGGCAACTTCGCGGCTGCCGTCCAGACCGAGGTCAAGCGGATGCTGGCGTACTCGTCGATCGGGCACGCCGGCTACGCGCTCATCGGCCTCGCCGCGATCTCGGCCGGCGGGAGCCACAACGGCGCCGTGATGGGTGCCTCGATGGCGCACCTGTTCGTCTACGGCTTTATGAACACCGGCGCGTTCCTGTTCATCGCGATGGTTGAACGGTGGGGCGTCGGACGGACCTTCGAGGACTACGCCGGCCTCGGCACGGTTGCCCCGATGGCGTCCGTGGCGATGACGATCTTCATGTTCTCGCTGGCGGGGATCCCCCCGTTCGGCGGGTTCTTCTCGAAGTACTTCCTGTTCGCCGGCGCCGTCTTCAACGGCTTCTGGTGGCTCGCGGCGGTCGGCGCGCTCAACAGCGTGCTCTCGCTGTACTACTATAGCCGCGTCGTGAAGGCGATCTGGATCGAGGACCCCACGGACGCCCTCGCGGCGGTCGACTCGCGGCCGACGGCGCTCTACGGCGCCGTGATCGTGGCCGCGGTCGCAACCGTGGTCGTGCTGCCCGGCTTCGGCCCGGTCATCGAGACCGCCGAGGCTGCGGCCACGGCCCTGTTCGGCTAA